The segment CCTCGGAGAACGTCGGCCACAGCGAATGCTGGTCTTCGTCGTTGACCAGCACGAAGAAGCGTCCGTCTTCGTCATCGAACGGGTTGGTACTCATCTCGCCTCACTCGTCGCAAACGTTTGATTGGTACGTGATGCACCGTGAAGTGCACCACGACCCTAGCAACGCGGGTGTCTGCCCGGTGCCGTCAGGCCTTCAGAAAGCCGAGCAGTTCCGCATTGACTGCTTCGGGGCGCTCGAGATATCCGTAGTGGCCGGCATCCGCTATCTCCACGTAACGGGCACCGGGGATGGCGTCGGCCAACTCCTTGCCCAGGTACGGCGGGATCATCCGATCGTCGGCGAATCCGACCGACAGGCACGGCACCGCCACGCCGCGGTACGCCGCAGTTCGATCGAAATCGTCCTCCATGCCCAGCTGAGCACGCACTCCGGCGGACGGCGAGGAGGCAGAGAACTCGAACAGGTCCAGCCAGTCGCGTGCCCCGCGGGAATCACGCAACGTGGCAGGCGACAGGTTCATCACCGCTGTCACCGCGGCCGAGTAGGTGCCGGGAAGCTCGACACGCTTGTCGTACAGCGCTCGTTCGCCGTGGGCGAGAGTCTTCTGGAATTC is part of the Rhodococcus sp. SBT000017 genome and harbors:
- a CDS encoding alpha/beta fold hydrolase, giving the protein MPIAKINGIDVNYQVKGSGDLVVLIMGTGSPGRVWELHQVPALTAAGYRVCTFDNRGIAPSSESAHGITMEDMVADTAGLIELVRNGDEKAYVVGTSMGSRVAQELALSRPDLVRKAVFLAGHARVDEFQKTLAHGERALYDKRVELPGTYSAAVTAVMNLSPATLRDSRGARDWLDLFEFSASSPSAGVRAQLGMEDDFDRTAAYRGVAVPCLSVGFADDRMIPPYLGKELADAIPGARYVEIADAGHYGYLERPEAVNAELLGFLKA